A single genomic interval of Brienomyrus brachyistius isolate T26 unplaced genomic scaffold, BBRACH_0.4 scaffold113, whole genome shotgun sequence harbors:
- the LOC125727714 gene encoding adhesion G protein-coupled receptor F5-like isoform X1, whose product MAIQNLSLITILMVICKILGTEAFTETPDYLSRVTNMDTSIPTEESRQKCDAMETELDYAIDIEVTVSDIAVINDLRNLLATTSFPYPLTNTIEVTGVNLTTVCYPNGNEFQCRCEERIALSNDSCVLYTHCDDIIQGTCRCINAIPADGQFCQSQPPPKTELDYDIDIEVTVSDIAMINDLRNLLATTSFPYPMTNTIEVTGVNLTTVCYPNGNGFQCRCEERFALSYDSCVLYTPCDDIIQGTCRCINAIPADGQFCQSQPPPKTELDYDIDIEVTVSDIAMINDLRNLLATTSFPYPMTNTIEVTGVNLTTVCYPNGNGFQCRCEERFALSYDSCVLYTPCDDIIQGTCTCINGIPSDGQFCEPQPPFLQAFTMNYDIIYPGTTLQLTCVVPVIMQMGTGSWFVNDMLVSNNTKYSITNSPPTLTVQDMSGDDTGIYMFTMTQSTLTFTYEEFIWVTDVIPPIIQLNMLATNVPCGANENIPLNCCVTYYLLKNVTAKWMDGSVEIPSVQTITNMLCVSIAYPVPKQCNTKQLTCEVMVKKESATEIFTDDVTITFFRGAPDCNDITYGAGMNGNTSTVSSPANFMGSSTAVCENGNWTLVEDNCVFSLIKTLELFSQSLSSANVSSFVKDLRTITTNFESNITQSSATISSIVNILGKVASVSQNISKTSMQDVLETVSILVSPQAENSWAGLNSNNETQNTSSALLESIENITHSLSSNSFTISTTNIELIKTTLTFPFNEAMNSSKIFIPSQGLPSNTSITTIVFTTLEFVLPARTTGNTMNNSINGVVMLAYVNETINNVLLTFDKTNKTKGNNQCVFWNFKVFNGIGGWDSTGCQLQSETNDSVTCSCNHLTSFSILMLPFVPESIEVALNYITYIGVSISMGCLVLCLIIEAFVWSVVTKNSTAHMRHVAIVNIALSLLIANIWFIIGAAVSDVGQSTPKNACSAATFFIHLFYLALFFWMLISALFLFYRTMMIKMSKRTMMAIAFTVGYGAPLIIAIITIAVTAPKNGYFRQGYACWLNWYQTKALLAFAIPALIIIVVNLLILIVILVKLLMRSTGEDRQSEEKNALLVIARCVAVLTPIFGITWGLGIGTMVEPTNLGIQITFAVFNSLQGFFILVFGTLLDSKVRSAVVGRFSFLNSLSSRTKSISVGLSLSSLAECITRRTQSDKYSAEEHLMRQIK is encoded by the exons ATGGCAATACAAAACCTGTCATTAATCACCATCTTGATGGTAATATGCAAGATTTTGGGAACTGAGGCATTCACGGAAACCCCAGATTATCTTTCCCGG GTAACAAACATGGACACGAGCATTCCAACGGAAGAAAGTAGGCAAAAATGCGACG ctaTGGAAACTGAATTGGACTATGCCATTgacattgaggtgaccgtgtcagatatcgcagtgataaatgatctgaggaACCTGCTTGCAACAACATCATTCCCATACCCACTGACTAACACCATTGAAGTAACTGgggtgaacttaacaacag TTTGTTACCCGAATGGTAATGAAttccagtgcaggtgtgaagagcgGATTGCCTTGTCGAATGACAGCTGTGTTCTGTACACccattgtgatgacatcattcaaggcacatgcagatgcatcaatgcaataccggccgatggacagttttgccaaTCACAGCCAC ctcccaaaactgaattggactatgacattgacattgaggtgaccgtgtcagatatcgcaatgataaatgatctgaggaACCTGCTTGCAACAACATCATTCCCATACCCAATGACTAACACCATTGAAGTAACTGGGGTGAACTTAACTACAG TTTGTTACCCGAATGgtaatggattccagtgcaggtgtgaagagcgGTTTGCCTTGTCGTATGACAGTTGTGTTTTGTACAccccttgtgatgacatcattcaaggcacatgcagatgcatcaatgcaataccggccgatggacagttttgccaaTCACAGCCAC ctcccaaaactgaattggactatgacattgacattgaggtgaccgtgtcagatatcgcaatgataaatgatctgaggaACCTGCTTGCAACAACATCATTCCCATACCCAATGACTAACACCATTGAAGTAACTGGGGTGAACTTAACTACAG TTTGTTACCCGAATGgtaatggattccagtgcaggtgtgaagagcgGTTTGCCTTGTCGTATGACAGTTGTGTTTTGTACAccccttgtgatgacatcattcaaggcacatgcacatgcatcaatggaataccgtctgatggacagttttgcgaaccacaaccac CATTTTTGCAGGCATTTACAATGAACTATGATATTATATATCCTGGTACCACTTTGCAGCTGACTTGTGTGGTTCCAGTAATTATGCAAATGGGAACTGGGTCATGGTTCGTGAATGATATGCTGGTGTCAAACAATACAAAGTATTCAATCACCAATTCACCTCCCACACTGACTGTTCAGGACATGAGCGGTGATGACACCG GAATATACATGTTCACGATGACTCAGTCAACCTTGACATTCACCTACGAGGAATTCATTTGGGTGACAGATGTCATTCCTCCCATTATTCAGCTGAACATGTTAGCAACTAATGTTCCATGTGgagcaaatgaaaatatcccactgaactgctgtgttacatactaCCTACTTAAAAATGTTAcagcaaaatggatggatggttctgtTGAAATACCCTCTG TACAGACCATAACAAACATGCTATGTGTCAGTATTGCATACCCAGTACCAAAgcaatgcaatacaaagcaacTCACATGCGAAGTGATGGTCAAGAAAGAATCTGCAACTGAAATATTCACAGATGATGTGACAATAACGTTTTTCAGGGGAG CACCTGACTGTAATGACATAACATACGGtgctggtatgaatggaaatACATCTACTGTTTCCAGCCCAGCAAATTTTATGGGCAGCAGCACTGCAGTTTGTGAAAATGGGAATTGGACCCTTGTGGAGGACAATTGTGTTTTTAGCCTAATAAAGACACTAGAGCTGTTTTCTCAG AGTCTGAGTTCAGCTAATGTATCATCATTTGTGAAGGACCTTCGGACAATTACTACCAATTTTGAATCAAACATAACACAGTCATCGGCCACCATTTCCTCtattgtgaacatacttggcaaaGTTGCAAGTGTTTCACAAAATATAAGCAAAACTTCAATGCAA GATGTTTTGGAAACAGTATCAATTTTGGTGTCACCCCAAGCTGAGAATTCCTGGGCAGGACTGAACAGTAACAACGAAACCCAAAACACAAGCTCTGCTTTACTGGAGTCAATAGAAAACATCACACACAGTCTATCAAGCAATTCCTTTACAATTAGTACAACAAACATTGAGCTAATCAAAACAACGTTAACCTTCCCTTTCAATGAAGCTATGAATTCATCTAAGATATTCATCCCAAGTCAAGGTCTTCCCAGCAACACGAGTATCACAACAATCGTCTTTACAACTCTTGAGTTTGTCTTACCTGCAAGGACCACTGGAAACACTATGAACAACTCTATCAATGGAGTTGTCATGTTAGCCTATGTAAACGAAACCATTAataatgttttgctgacatttgataaaacaaacaaaacaaagggaAACAACCAGTGTGTGTTTTGGAACTTCAAAGTTTTTAATGGCATCGGAGGCTGGGACTCAACTGGATGTCAACTGCAATCTGAAACGAATGACAGCGTCACCTGTTCCTGTAACCACCTGACTTCCTTTTCTATATTAATGTTACCTTTCGTACCTGAATCCATTGAGGTTGCTCTGAATTACATCACGTACATTGGAGTCAGCATATCAATGGGATGTCTGGTCTTATGCCTTATAATTGAAGCATTTGTGTGGAGTGTTGTCACTAAGAACAGCACGGCACACATGCGACACGTCGCTATAGTGAACATTGCTCTGTCTCTGCTGATTGCTAACATATGGTTCATCATTGGAGCGGCTGTGTCAGACGTTGGCCAGAGCACACCGAAGAATGCATGCAGTGCTGCAACCTTCTTCATTCACCTCTTTTATCTTGCCTTGTTCTTCTGGATGCTGATCTCAGCTCTCTTCCTCTTCTACCGTACCATGATGATTAAAATGTCAAAGCGCACTATGATGGCCATTGCCTTCACGGTGGGCTACGGGGCACCACTCATCATTGCCATAATCACCATTGCAGTCACTGCCCCCAAAAATGGCTACTTCAGGCAAGGTTATGCATGTTGGTTGAACTGGTACCAGACTAAAGCCCTCCTGGCATTTGCGATTCCAGCCTTGATCATTATCGTTGTGAACCTGCTCATTCTAATCGTGATTCTGGTTAAATTACTGATGAGGAGTACCGGTGAGGACCGTCAGTCTGAGGAGAAGAATGCTCTGCTGGTCATCGCAAGATGTGTCGCTGTTTTGACTCCCATCTTTGGCATCACCTGGGGACTTGGCATAGGGACCATGGTGGAACCTACAAATCTTGGAATCCAGATTACATTTGCAGTCTTCAATTCACTTCAG GGGTTCTTCATTTTAGTATTTGGGACTCTTTTAGACAGCAAA GTTCGATCAGCAGTTGTGGGAagattttcatttttgaattcATTATCTAGCCGAACAAAG AGCATAAGTGTTGGTCTATCTTTGTCCTCTTTGGCTGAATGTATTACGCGAAGGACACAAA GCGACAAATATTCTGCAGAAGAACATCTGATGagacaaattaaataa
- the LOC125727714 gene encoding adhesion G protein-coupled receptor F5-like isoform X3 — protein MAIQNLSLITILMVICKILGTEAFTETPDYLSRVTNMDTSIPTEESRQKCDAMETELDYAIDIEVTVSDIAVINDLRNLLATTSFPYPLTNTIEVTGVNLTTVCYPNGNEFQCRCEERIALSNDSCVLYTHCDDIIQGTCRCINAIPADGQFCQSQPPPKTELDYDIDIEVTVSDIAMINDLRNLLATTSFPYPMTNTIEVTGVNLTTVCYPNGNGFQCRCEERFALSYDSCVLYTPCDDIIQGTCTCINGIPSDGQFCEPQPPFLQAFTMNYDIIYPGTTLQLTCVVPVIMQMGTGSWFVNDMLVSNNTKYSITNSPPTLTVQDMSGDDTGIYMFTMTQSTLTFTYEEFIWVTDVIPPIIQLNMLATNVPCGANENIPLNCCVTYYLLKNVTAKWMDGSVEIPSVQTITNMLCVSIAYPVPKQCNTKQLTCEVMVKKESATEIFTDDVTITFFRGAPDCNDITYGAGMNGNTSTVSSPANFMGSSTAVCENGNWTLVEDNCVFSLIKTLELFSQSLSSANVSSFVKDLRTITTNFESNITQSSATISSIVNILGKVASVSQNISKTSMQDVLETVSILVSPQAENSWAGLNSNNETQNTSSALLESIENITHSLSSNSFTISTTNIELIKTTLTFPFNEAMNSSKIFIPSQGLPSNTSITTIVFTTLEFVLPARTTGNTMNNSINGVVMLAYVNETINNVLLTFDKTNKTKGNNQCVFWNFKVFNGIGGWDSTGCQLQSETNDSVTCSCNHLTSFSILMLPFVPESIEVALNYITYIGVSISMGCLVLCLIIEAFVWSVVTKNSTAHMRHVAIVNIALSLLIANIWFIIGAAVSDVGQSTPKNACSAATFFIHLFYLALFFWMLISALFLFYRTMMIKMSKRTMMAIAFTVGYGAPLIIAIITIAVTAPKNGYFRQGYACWLNWYQTKALLAFAIPALIIIVVNLLILIVILVKLLMRSTGEDRQSEEKNALLVIARCVAVLTPIFGITWGLGIGTMVEPTNLGIQITFAVFNSLQGFFILVFGTLLDSKVRSAVVGRFSFLNSLSSRTKSISVGLSLSSLAECITRRTQSDKYSAEEHLMRQIK, from the exons ATGGCAATACAAAACCTGTCATTAATCACCATCTTGATGGTAATATGCAAGATTTTGGGAACTGAGGCATTCACGGAAACCCCAGATTATCTTTCCCGG GTAACAAACATGGACACGAGCATTCCAACGGAAGAAAGTAGGCAAAAATGCGACG ctaTGGAAACTGAATTGGACTATGCCATTgacattgaggtgaccgtgtcagatatcgcagtgataaatgatctgaggaACCTGCTTGCAACAACATCATTCCCATACCCACTGACTAACACCATTGAAGTAACTGgggtgaacttaacaacag TTTGTTACCCGAATGGTAATGAAttccagtgcaggtgtgaagagcgGATTGCCTTGTCGAATGACAGCTGTGTTCTGTACACccattgtgatgacatcattcaaggcacatgcagatgcatcaatgcaataccggccgatggacagttttgccaaTCACAGCCAC ctcccaaaactgaattggactatgacattgacattgaggtgaccgtgtcagatatcgcaatgataaatgatctgaggaACCTGCTTGCAACAACATCATTCCCATACCCAATGACTAACACCATTGAAGTAACTGGGGTGAACTTAACTACAG TTTGTTACCCGAATGgtaatggattccagtgcaggtgtgaagagcgGTTTGCCTTGTCGTATGACAGTTGTGTTTTGTACAccccttgtgatgacatcattcaaggcacatgcacatgcatcaatggaataccgtctgatggacagttttgcgaaccacaaccac CATTTTTGCAGGCATTTACAATGAACTATGATATTATATATCCTGGTACCACTTTGCAGCTGACTTGTGTGGTTCCAGTAATTATGCAAATGGGAACTGGGTCATGGTTCGTGAATGATATGCTGGTGTCAAACAATACAAAGTATTCAATCACCAATTCACCTCCCACACTGACTGTTCAGGACATGAGCGGTGATGACACCG GAATATACATGTTCACGATGACTCAGTCAACCTTGACATTCACCTACGAGGAATTCATTTGGGTGACAGATGTCATTCCTCCCATTATTCAGCTGAACATGTTAGCAACTAATGTTCCATGTGgagcaaatgaaaatatcccactgaactgctgtgttacatactaCCTACTTAAAAATGTTAcagcaaaatggatggatggttctgtTGAAATACCCTCTG TACAGACCATAACAAACATGCTATGTGTCAGTATTGCATACCCAGTACCAAAgcaatgcaatacaaagcaacTCACATGCGAAGTGATGGTCAAGAAAGAATCTGCAACTGAAATATTCACAGATGATGTGACAATAACGTTTTTCAGGGGAG CACCTGACTGTAATGACATAACATACGGtgctggtatgaatggaaatACATCTACTGTTTCCAGCCCAGCAAATTTTATGGGCAGCAGCACTGCAGTTTGTGAAAATGGGAATTGGACCCTTGTGGAGGACAATTGTGTTTTTAGCCTAATAAAGACACTAGAGCTGTTTTCTCAG AGTCTGAGTTCAGCTAATGTATCATCATTTGTGAAGGACCTTCGGACAATTACTACCAATTTTGAATCAAACATAACACAGTCATCGGCCACCATTTCCTCtattgtgaacatacttggcaaaGTTGCAAGTGTTTCACAAAATATAAGCAAAACTTCAATGCAA GATGTTTTGGAAACAGTATCAATTTTGGTGTCACCCCAAGCTGAGAATTCCTGGGCAGGACTGAACAGTAACAACGAAACCCAAAACACAAGCTCTGCTTTACTGGAGTCAATAGAAAACATCACACACAGTCTATCAAGCAATTCCTTTACAATTAGTACAACAAACATTGAGCTAATCAAAACAACGTTAACCTTCCCTTTCAATGAAGCTATGAATTCATCTAAGATATTCATCCCAAGTCAAGGTCTTCCCAGCAACACGAGTATCACAACAATCGTCTTTACAACTCTTGAGTTTGTCTTACCTGCAAGGACCACTGGAAACACTATGAACAACTCTATCAATGGAGTTGTCATGTTAGCCTATGTAAACGAAACCATTAataatgttttgctgacatttgataaaacaaacaaaacaaagggaAACAACCAGTGTGTGTTTTGGAACTTCAAAGTTTTTAATGGCATCGGAGGCTGGGACTCAACTGGATGTCAACTGCAATCTGAAACGAATGACAGCGTCACCTGTTCCTGTAACCACCTGACTTCCTTTTCTATATTAATGTTACCTTTCGTACCTGAATCCATTGAGGTTGCTCTGAATTACATCACGTACATTGGAGTCAGCATATCAATGGGATGTCTGGTCTTATGCCTTATAATTGAAGCATTTGTGTGGAGTGTTGTCACTAAGAACAGCACGGCACACATGCGACACGTCGCTATAGTGAACATTGCTCTGTCTCTGCTGATTGCTAACATATGGTTCATCATTGGAGCGGCTGTGTCAGACGTTGGCCAGAGCACACCGAAGAATGCATGCAGTGCTGCAACCTTCTTCATTCACCTCTTTTATCTTGCCTTGTTCTTCTGGATGCTGATCTCAGCTCTCTTCCTCTTCTACCGTACCATGATGATTAAAATGTCAAAGCGCACTATGATGGCCATTGCCTTCACGGTGGGCTACGGGGCACCACTCATCATTGCCATAATCACCATTGCAGTCACTGCCCCCAAAAATGGCTACTTCAGGCAAGGTTATGCATGTTGGTTGAACTGGTACCAGACTAAAGCCCTCCTGGCATTTGCGATTCCAGCCTTGATCATTATCGTTGTGAACCTGCTCATTCTAATCGTGATTCTGGTTAAATTACTGATGAGGAGTACCGGTGAGGACCGTCAGTCTGAGGAGAAGAATGCTCTGCTGGTCATCGCAAGATGTGTCGCTGTTTTGACTCCCATCTTTGGCATCACCTGGGGACTTGGCATAGGGACCATGGTGGAACCTACAAATCTTGGAATCCAGATTACATTTGCAGTCTTCAATTCACTTCAG GGGTTCTTCATTTTAGTATTTGGGACTCTTTTAGACAGCAAA GTTCGATCAGCAGTTGTGGGAagattttcatttttgaattcATTATCTAGCCGAACAAAG AGCATAAGTGTTGGTCTATCTTTGTCCTCTTTGGCTGAATGTATTACGCGAAGGACACAAA GCGACAAATATTCTGCAGAAGAACATCTGATGagacaaattaaataa
- the LOC125727714 gene encoding adhesion G protein-coupled receptor F5-like isoform X6: MAIQNLSLITILMVICKILGTEAFTETPDYLSRVTNMDTSIPTEESRQKCDAMETELDYAIDIEVTVSDIAVINDLRNLLATTSFPYPLTNTIEVTGVNLTTVCYPNGNGFQCRCEERFALSYDSCVLYTPCDDIIQGTCTCINGIPSDGQFCEPQPPFLQAFTMNYDIIYPGTTLQLTCVVPVIMQMGTGSWFVNDMLVSNNTKYSITNSPPTLTVQDMSGDDTGIYMFTMTQSTLTFTYEEFIWVTDVIPPIIQLNMLATNVPCGANENIPLNCCVTYYLLKNVTAKWMDGSVEIPSVQTITNMLCVSIAYPVPKQCNTKQLTCEVMVKKESATEIFTDDVTITFFRGAPDCNDITYGAGMNGNTSTVSSPANFMGSSTAVCENGNWTLVEDNCVFSLIKTLELFSQSLSSANVSSFVKDLRTITTNFESNITQSSATISSIVNILGKVASVSQNISKTSMQDVLETVSILVSPQAENSWAGLNSNNETQNTSSALLESIENITHSLSSNSFTISTTNIELIKTTLTFPFNEAMNSSKIFIPSQGLPSNTSITTIVFTTLEFVLPARTTGNTMNNSINGVVMLAYVNETINNVLLTFDKTNKTKGNNQCVFWNFKVFNGIGGWDSTGCQLQSETNDSVTCSCNHLTSFSILMLPFVPESIEVALNYITYIGVSISMGCLVLCLIIEAFVWSVVTKNSTAHMRHVAIVNIALSLLIANIWFIIGAAVSDVGQSTPKNACSAATFFIHLFYLALFFWMLISALFLFYRTMMIKMSKRTMMAIAFTVGYGAPLIIAIITIAVTAPKNGYFRQGYACWLNWYQTKALLAFAIPALIIIVVNLLILIVILVKLLMRSTGEDRQSEEKNALLVIARCVAVLTPIFGITWGLGIGTMVEPTNLGIQITFAVFNSLQGFFILVFGTLLDSKVRSAVVGRFSFLNSLSSRTKSISVGLSLSSLAECITRRTQSDKYSAEEHLMRQIK; this comes from the exons ATGGCAATACAAAACCTGTCATTAATCACCATCTTGATGGTAATATGCAAGATTTTGGGAACTGAGGCATTCACGGAAACCCCAGATTATCTTTCCCGG GTAACAAACATGGACACGAGCATTCCAACGGAAGAAAGTAGGCAAAAATGCGACG ctaTGGAAACTGAATTGGACTATGCCATTgacattgaggtgaccgtgtcagatatcgcagtgataaatgatctgaggaACCTGCTTGCAACAACATCATTCCCATACCCACTGACTAACACCATTGAAGTAACTGgggtgaacttaacaacag TTTGTTACCCGAATGgtaatggattccagtgcaggtgtgaagagcgGTTTGCCTTGTCGTATGACAGTTGTGTTTTGTACAccccttgtgatgacatcattcaaggcacatgcacatgcatcaatggaataccgtctgatggacagttttgcgaaccacaaccac CATTTTTGCAGGCATTTACAATGAACTATGATATTATATATCCTGGTACCACTTTGCAGCTGACTTGTGTGGTTCCAGTAATTATGCAAATGGGAACTGGGTCATGGTTCGTGAATGATATGCTGGTGTCAAACAATACAAAGTATTCAATCACCAATTCACCTCCCACACTGACTGTTCAGGACATGAGCGGTGATGACACCG GAATATACATGTTCACGATGACTCAGTCAACCTTGACATTCACCTACGAGGAATTCATTTGGGTGACAGATGTCATTCCTCCCATTATTCAGCTGAACATGTTAGCAACTAATGTTCCATGTGgagcaaatgaaaatatcccactgaactgctgtgttacatactaCCTACTTAAAAATGTTAcagcaaaatggatggatggttctgtTGAAATACCCTCTG TACAGACCATAACAAACATGCTATGTGTCAGTATTGCATACCCAGTACCAAAgcaatgcaatacaaagcaacTCACATGCGAAGTGATGGTCAAGAAAGAATCTGCAACTGAAATATTCACAGATGATGTGACAATAACGTTTTTCAGGGGAG CACCTGACTGTAATGACATAACATACGGtgctggtatgaatggaaatACATCTACTGTTTCCAGCCCAGCAAATTTTATGGGCAGCAGCACTGCAGTTTGTGAAAATGGGAATTGGACCCTTGTGGAGGACAATTGTGTTTTTAGCCTAATAAAGACACTAGAGCTGTTTTCTCAG AGTCTGAGTTCAGCTAATGTATCATCATTTGTGAAGGACCTTCGGACAATTACTACCAATTTTGAATCAAACATAACACAGTCATCGGCCACCATTTCCTCtattgtgaacatacttggcaaaGTTGCAAGTGTTTCACAAAATATAAGCAAAACTTCAATGCAA GATGTTTTGGAAACAGTATCAATTTTGGTGTCACCCCAAGCTGAGAATTCCTGGGCAGGACTGAACAGTAACAACGAAACCCAAAACACAAGCTCTGCTTTACTGGAGTCAATAGAAAACATCACACACAGTCTATCAAGCAATTCCTTTACAATTAGTACAACAAACATTGAGCTAATCAAAACAACGTTAACCTTCCCTTTCAATGAAGCTATGAATTCATCTAAGATATTCATCCCAAGTCAAGGTCTTCCCAGCAACACGAGTATCACAACAATCGTCTTTACAACTCTTGAGTTTGTCTTACCTGCAAGGACCACTGGAAACACTATGAACAACTCTATCAATGGAGTTGTCATGTTAGCCTATGTAAACGAAACCATTAataatgttttgctgacatttgataaaacaaacaaaacaaagggaAACAACCAGTGTGTGTTTTGGAACTTCAAAGTTTTTAATGGCATCGGAGGCTGGGACTCAACTGGATGTCAACTGCAATCTGAAACGAATGACAGCGTCACCTGTTCCTGTAACCACCTGACTTCCTTTTCTATATTAATGTTACCTTTCGTACCTGAATCCATTGAGGTTGCTCTGAATTACATCACGTACATTGGAGTCAGCATATCAATGGGATGTCTGGTCTTATGCCTTATAATTGAAGCATTTGTGTGGAGTGTTGTCACTAAGAACAGCACGGCACACATGCGACACGTCGCTATAGTGAACATTGCTCTGTCTCTGCTGATTGCTAACATATGGTTCATCATTGGAGCGGCTGTGTCAGACGTTGGCCAGAGCACACCGAAGAATGCATGCAGTGCTGCAACCTTCTTCATTCACCTCTTTTATCTTGCCTTGTTCTTCTGGATGCTGATCTCAGCTCTCTTCCTCTTCTACCGTACCATGATGATTAAAATGTCAAAGCGCACTATGATGGCCATTGCCTTCACGGTGGGCTACGGGGCACCACTCATCATTGCCATAATCACCATTGCAGTCACTGCCCCCAAAAATGGCTACTTCAGGCAAGGTTATGCATGTTGGTTGAACTGGTACCAGACTAAAGCCCTCCTGGCATTTGCGATTCCAGCCTTGATCATTATCGTTGTGAACCTGCTCATTCTAATCGTGATTCTGGTTAAATTACTGATGAGGAGTACCGGTGAGGACCGTCAGTCTGAGGAGAAGAATGCTCTGCTGGTCATCGCAAGATGTGTCGCTGTTTTGACTCCCATCTTTGGCATCACCTGGGGACTTGGCATAGGGACCATGGTGGAACCTACAAATCTTGGAATCCAGATTACATTTGCAGTCTTCAATTCACTTCAG GGGTTCTTCATTTTAGTATTTGGGACTCTTTTAGACAGCAAA GTTCGATCAGCAGTTGTGGGAagattttcatttttgaattcATTATCTAGCCGAACAAAG AGCATAAGTGTTGGTCTATCTTTGTCCTCTTTGGCTGAATGTATTACGCGAAGGACACAAA GCGACAAATATTCTGCAGAAGAACATCTGATGagacaaattaaataa